In Sporosarcina luteola, one DNA window encodes the following:
- the pstB gene encoding phosphate ABC transporter ATP-binding protein PstB has protein sequence MKQSEKTAKISVKDLSLFYGDKQALFNVSLDIDEKKVTALIGPSGCGKSTFLRTLNRMNDLIDGVKITGDIVIDNEDIYKSNDVIKLRTVVGMVFQKPNLFPMSIYDNVAYGPRTQGIKNKKELNKIVEESLRGAAIWDEVKDRLKSSALGLSGGQQQRVCIARAIAMKPDVILMDEPTSALDPISTLKVEELIAQLKKEYTIVIVTHNMQQAARVSDKTAFFLSGEIVEYDATNNVFSNPKDQRTEDYVTGRFG, from the coding sequence ATGAAGCAGTCAGAGAAAACGGCAAAAATCAGTGTAAAAGATTTGAGTCTTTTTTACGGAGATAAACAGGCACTGTTTAATGTTTCGTTAGATATTGATGAAAAGAAAGTGACAGCGTTAATCGGACCATCCGGTTGTGGAAAGTCCACTTTTCTACGTACGCTCAACAGGATGAATGATCTAATCGATGGGGTGAAAATCACCGGGGATATTGTAATCGACAATGAAGATATTTATAAATCCAATGATGTCATTAAATTACGTACAGTAGTCGGAATGGTATTCCAAAAACCTAATTTATTCCCAATGAGCATTTATGATAATGTCGCTTACGGACCTCGGACGCAAGGCATTAAAAATAAGAAAGAATTGAACAAGATTGTTGAAGAGAGCCTCCGTGGTGCTGCGATTTGGGATGAAGTGAAAGACCGTCTCAAGTCATCGGCACTCGGTCTATCAGGCGGTCAACAGCAAAGGGTTTGTATTGCCCGTGCAATTGCGATGAAGCCAGACGTTATTCTAATGGATGAGCCTACTTCGGCACTTGACCCGATTTCTACATTAAAAGTTGAAGAATTGATTGCACAATTAAAAAAAGAATATACAATTGTAATCGTAACACACAATATGCAACAGGCTGCAAGGGTATCAGACAAAACAGCTTTCTTCCTTAGTGGAGAAATTGTTGAATATGATGCAACAAATAACGTGTTTTCAAATCCGAAAGACCAAAGAACAGAAGATTATGTAACTGGCCGTTTTGGTTAA
- a CDS encoding ABC transporter substrate-binding protein: MKKSSAIFLVGFMVLFTILAGCSPQVKETGSASTSDPVDSKGQDTFNIGLAISMSGGTALFGEGVKRGVDLAVKEFNDAGGFEGQQANLVLYDDEAKPEKSIEIVQKLINQDNIVALVGPANSGNAMAHIPFVQEAKIPEVVPVATGTKITQEYKDADKNYIFRVAPLDGVQVSAILKELIDKQGLTKLGVIHDTEGYGQGGREDILKQMKENYNMEPTVISAFDPKELNLEPSIREMNNAGVEAVVFYGLAPQSAKLLEARFNEGLDAPIYATWATGDPTVLNLVGDLVKDDLYFVQSYTIDQNEVAKKFHQKVVDTYGEDVFPIATAQGYDSAKLILDAIKKVGLDSEKIRDQIESFTDFEGVTAIKSTPFTKENHEAFGIDEVFIATYNDDLQIISAE, translated from the coding sequence TTGAAAAAATCAAGCGCAATTTTTCTAGTGGGCTTTATGGTGTTATTTACAATTTTAGCTGGATGTAGTCCGCAGGTAAAAGAAACAGGTTCCGCCAGTACTAGTGATCCAGTAGATTCTAAAGGTCAGGATACCTTTAACATTGGATTAGCTATTTCTATGTCAGGTGGAACAGCTCTATTTGGTGAAGGAGTAAAAAGAGGTGTAGACCTAGCTGTTAAGGAGTTTAACGATGCTGGCGGTTTTGAAGGGCAACAAGCGAATTTAGTTCTATACGATGATGAAGCCAAACCAGAAAAGTCAATCGAGATTGTTCAAAAGTTAATCAATCAAGATAACATTGTAGCCCTAGTTGGACCTGCGAACTCGGGAAATGCCATGGCACATATTCCATTTGTTCAAGAGGCGAAAATTCCTGAAGTCGTACCAGTAGCTACAGGGACAAAAATCACACAAGAATATAAGGATGCTGATAAAAACTATATTTTCCGTGTGGCTCCTCTTGATGGGGTTCAAGTGTCCGCTATTTTAAAAGAGCTGATCGATAAACAAGGACTTACGAAACTTGGTGTTATCCATGATACAGAGGGATACGGGCAAGGTGGCCGGGAAGATATTCTTAAACAAATGAAGGAAAACTACAATATGGAACCAACTGTCATTTCAGCTTTTGATCCAAAGGAATTAAATCTCGAGCCTTCTATTCGTGAAATGAATAATGCAGGGGTGGAGGCAGTCGTCTTTTACGGGCTTGCACCACAGTCAGCGAAGTTACTGGAAGCTCGATTCAACGAAGGGTTAGATGCCCCTATCTACGCGACTTGGGCTACAGGTGATCCTACTGTATTAAATCTTGTTGGTGATCTTGTGAAAGATGATTTGTATTTTGTACAGTCCTATACGATTGATCAAAATGAAGTAGCAAAAAAATTCCATCAAAAAGTAGTGGACACATATGGTGAAGACGTGTTTCCTATTGCTACTGCACAAGGATATGACAGTGCAAAACTTATCTTAGATGCAATAAAAAAGGTTGGCTTGGATAGTGAGAAAATTCGTGATCAAATTGAATCCTTCACGGATTTTGAAGGTGTAACAGCCATTAAATCAACACCTTTTACAAAGGAAAACCATGAAGCATTTGGTATTGATGAAGTATTCATTGCCACATATAACGACGATTTACAAATTATTTCAGCAGAATAA
- the phoU gene encoding phosphate signaling complex protein PhoU has protein sequence MNARKNFDKNLQELQNKMLEMNKLTISAFEKAFTAFKTQDIELALRVIDEDTAIDNLDQEINQFAVWLIAKEQPFATDLRRIIASLKITSDIERIADFAVNIAKATAKIGKTESLMNITKLEQMNETSLKMLNMAVSAFIDGNMALAKEVAALDDQVDNAYAETYKSITEYLRQHPEETTQLVQLLFINRFLERTADHITNIAESAAYLIKGQIYDLNQ, from the coding sequence ATGAACGCAAGGAAGAACTTTGACAAGAACTTGCAAGAATTACAAAACAAAATGTTGGAGATGAACAAACTTACCATATCCGCATTTGAGAAAGCGTTCACTGCGTTTAAGACACAAGATATTGAATTGGCATTGCGAGTCATCGATGAAGACACAGCCATTGATAATCTTGACCAGGAAATCAACCAATTTGCTGTATGGCTTATTGCAAAAGAGCAACCTTTTGCAACAGATCTACGAAGAATCATCGCATCACTAAAAATCACTTCTGATATCGAACGTATTGCCGATTTTGCTGTAAACATTGCAAAAGCGACTGCTAAAATCGGAAAGACCGAATCACTGATGAACATTACAAAGCTTGAGCAAATGAATGAGACATCCCTTAAAATGCTGAATATGGCCGTGTCCGCATTCATCGATGGGAACATGGCTCTTGCTAAAGAAGTCGCCGCTCTAGACGATCAAGTCGACAATGCCTACGCAGAAACATATAAGAGCATTACTGAATACTTACGCCAACACCCGGAAGAAACAACACAGCTCGTCCAATTACTGTTCATCAATCGCTTTCTTGAACGAACAGCCGACCACATAACAAACATTGCCGAAAGCGCTGCATATTTAATAAAAGGTCAGATTTATGATTTGAATCAATAA
- the pstC gene encoding phosphate ABC transporter permease subunit PstC — protein MLESLSSKLFLFCALLSVLSLLLIVGFVFYRGSHPFIAEGYSFFDFIFGVDWVPSEDKFGIFPMIVASIYATIGALLIGVPIGLFTAIFLSEIAPKRFAKIISPAVQLLAGIPSVLYGVFGLAIIVPFLQNNLGLVKGQSLLAVIIVLAIMMLPTIVTVAETAIRAVPKTYREGSLALGASEIGTIFKVVVPAAKSGIMAAIVLGLGRAIGETMAVILIAGNSLITPTSLTDSVRPLTTNIALEMGYAAGVHQEMLFATGIVLFSFILILNFVLAKISARGAH, from the coding sequence ATGTTGGAAAGTTTATCATCAAAGCTTTTCTTATTCTGTGCACTTTTATCAGTTCTAAGTTTGCTGTTAATCGTAGGATTTGTATTTTATCGAGGCTCCCATCCGTTCATTGCAGAGGGGTACAGCTTTTTCGACTTCATCTTCGGAGTGGATTGGGTGCCAAGTGAGGATAAATTCGGGATATTCCCAATGATCGTCGCTTCTATTTATGCGACAATCGGGGCGCTGCTTATCGGGGTACCGATTGGTTTATTCACAGCGATCTTCCTTTCAGAAATCGCGCCGAAACGGTTTGCTAAAATCATATCGCCAGCCGTGCAGTTACTTGCCGGGATTCCATCTGTTCTGTATGGTGTTTTTGGACTTGCGATTATCGTGCCGTTTTTGCAGAACAATTTAGGATTAGTGAAAGGGCAAAGCTTATTGGCTGTCATTATCGTATTAGCGATCATGATGCTTCCTACAATTGTGACGGTTGCTGAAACGGCGATCCGCGCTGTTCCAAAAACATATCGGGAAGGTTCTTTGGCACTCGGTGCTTCTGAAATCGGCACGATATTTAAAGTGGTTGTACCTGCAGCCAAGTCCGGTATTATGGCAGCCATCGTTTTAGGCTTAGGGAGAGCGATTGGTGAAACGATGGCGGTCATTTTGATAGCAGGAAACAGTTTGATCACGCCTACAAGTCTGACTGACAGTGTCCGCCCATTAACGACTAATATCGCTTTGGAAATGGGTTATGCGGCAGGCGTACATCAGGAAATGTTATTTGCGACAGGTATCGTGTTGTTCTCCTTTATCTTGATTTTAAATTTTGTTTTGGCAAAAATCAGCGCAAGGGGTGCTCACTAA
- the pstA gene encoding phosphate ABC transporter permease PstA encodes MRMFKDNVLRGLLWFSAFVTVGILLLIVGFIFYKGFRLINFEFIFGDYSPTGGGGIWPMIVTTVYTIVISLVIATPIGVLAAVYLQEYAKQGRLVKTIRFATESLTGIPSIIYGLFGAVFFVTTLKLGMSIIAASLTLTIIVLPVVIRTTEEALKTVPQTYREGSLALGTTKLQTLMKVILPSSMPGILSGIILSMGRIVGESAAIFLTAGTVAAMPASIFSSARTLTVHSYLVTQEAGDIELAAAIGIVLIVIILILNFSATFISKKLNKADY; translated from the coding sequence ATGAGGATGTTTAAGGATAATGTATTGCGCGGGCTTCTATGGTTTTCGGCTTTCGTCACGGTTGGTATTCTTTTGCTGATTGTAGGATTCATCTTTTATAAAGGATTCCGACTCATCAATTTCGAATTCATCTTTGGCGACTATTCACCGACAGGCGGCGGTGGCATTTGGCCAATGATCGTTACAACCGTGTATACAATCGTCATTTCACTTGTTATTGCAACACCGATCGGAGTTTTAGCGGCAGTCTATCTTCAAGAATACGCTAAACAAGGCAGGCTTGTTAAAACGATCCGTTTTGCTACAGAAAGCTTAACAGGGATTCCATCAATCATCTATGGATTATTCGGTGCCGTATTCTTTGTTACGACGTTAAAGCTTGGCATGTCGATCATCGCGGCGTCATTGACGTTGACGATTATTGTATTGCCTGTCGTCATACGAACGACAGAAGAAGCATTGAAAACGGTCCCTCAAACGTACCGTGAAGGCTCTTTGGCTTTAGGTACAACTAAACTTCAAACACTAATGAAAGTCATCTTGCCAAGTTCAATGCCTGGAATCCTATCAGGGATCATCCTTTCCATGGGGCGGATTGTCGGCGAGTCGGCTGCGATATTTTTAACCGCTGGAACTGTGGCGGCTATGCCTGCAAGCATCTTCTCTTCCGCGAGGACACTGACGGTTCACTCCTATTTAGTTACACAGGAGGCGGGGGATATAGAACTGGCAGCCGCGATCGGAATCGTATTAATCGTCATCATCTTGATATTGAACTTCTCAGCTACGTTCATATCCAAGAAACTAAATAAAGCAGATTATTGA
- a CDS encoding phosphate ABC transporter substrate-binding protein: protein MKIMRDALKGLFVISITVVLAACGNNAEGDSNSSKDGSTTIAISGSTSVGPLAEKLAFTYEESNDVKIEINQIGSSAGITNAINGVSEIGMSSRDLKQEEVDSGLNEIVIAYDGIVVVTHPSNKVKDLTIEQVKKIFTGEVTNWKELGGGDMEIVVVSREDGSGSRDAFQEIVDYSSGELVRSAIIASGNGNIKTTVAMNKHAVGFISFEYVDESISTVDINGVEATAENVLKQTYKLSRPFLFVAKEGSLTDAGQRFIDFILSPEGQDVVVETGAIPVN from the coding sequence ATGAAAATCATGAGGGATGCACTAAAAGGATTATTCGTTATCTCCATAACAGTCGTACTAGCTGCATGCGGCAACAATGCTGAAGGAGATAGCAACTCGTCAAAAGACGGTTCAACGACAATTGCTATTTCAGGGTCTACTTCGGTAGGGCCTTTAGCTGAGAAATTGGCATTTACCTATGAGGAGAGCAATGATGTCAAAATAGAGATCAACCAGATTGGATCATCGGCTGGCATAACAAATGCGATCAATGGAGTTTCTGAAATCGGTATGTCTTCCCGTGATTTGAAACAGGAAGAGGTCGATAGCGGTTTGAATGAAATTGTTATTGCTTACGATGGCATTGTCGTCGTCACTCATCCGTCGAATAAAGTGAAAGATCTCACGATTGAGCAAGTGAAGAAAATATTCACCGGTGAGGTAACGAACTGGAAAGAGCTCGGCGGCGGTGACATGGAAATTGTCGTCGTTTCTCGCGAGGATGGCTCCGGATCCCGTGATGCATTTCAGGAAATCGTTGACTACTCATCAGGTGAGTTAGTGAGAAGCGCCATTATCGCAAGTGGAAACGGAAATATTAAAACGACAGTTGCAATGAATAAGCATGCGGTAGGTTTTATTTCCTTCGAATATGTGGATGAGTCCATTTCAACCGTTGACATTAATGGAGTGGAAGCGACAGCGGAAAATGTTCTGAAACAAACATATAAACTATCACGTCCGTTCTTGTTCGTCGCCAAAGAAGGAAGTCTAACCGATGCAGGACAACGATTCATTGATTTCATTTTAAGTCCAGAAGGACAAGATGTAGTTGTTGAAACTGGGGCTATCCCGGTTAACTGA
- a CDS encoding branched-chain amino acid ABC transporter ATP-binding protein/permease has protein sequence MTKAKWWIYQIGIPLVLLYAFPWVFNNAHTIHVAQSFLITYIVIVGLNLLVGLSKQLSLGHVGFYAIGAYLSVILTMKVGLNFFVSIVISALVAALFGAVVALLSLRAKGPYLAMVTIAFGELVGIIANRWVDVTGGPAGVRTSQPSLFGFELGPIEYMWFIGLLAVIITAGATNIFRGRYGRTMTAFGNSEVASEVLGINVRGWKILAFSISAFLAGLGGGLFAFQNQFISSTTFELNLSILFLIAVIIGGSGTKIGPIIGTAIIVGLPQFLHNFVDYHLMIFGGILLVALILLPDGIVGAFTNLSFFKKLSSKKVTTELGILHDDREATIDLPDGINGKLLELENISMHFGGIKAIDDVEIEVWGGIVHGIIGPNGSGKSTTVNVLSGVYMPTGGNLLWKGKNITKYAPHGIAQEGITRTFQNLQLFEDMSVLQNVMVGFHLHFKTGFLKNVLYLGQVSDEERYYAQKAYDLLRIVGLEEKAHEKASDLPYGEQRLVEIARGLALKPSLLILDEPAAGASPKEIEKIMDVIQRLKNAGLSIILVEHHMDIVMNICDYITVLDFGKKICEGTPETIQNDPRVIEAYLGGEEVNQLVAGTKSIS, from the coding sequence ATGACAAAAGCAAAATGGTGGATTTATCAAATTGGTATCCCGCTCGTTCTCCTATATGCATTTCCTTGGGTTTTTAATAATGCTCATACGATCCATGTAGCCCAGTCATTTTTAATTACTTACATTGTCATCGTCGGGTTAAATCTACTTGTCGGTCTCTCCAAACAGCTTTCCTTGGGGCATGTTGGGTTTTATGCGATCGGAGCCTATTTATCTGTAATACTTACCATGAAAGTAGGATTGAATTTCTTCGTAAGTATTGTTATCTCTGCTTTAGTTGCTGCTTTATTTGGAGCCGTGGTAGCTCTTTTGTCGTTACGAGCGAAAGGTCCTTATTTGGCAATGGTAACAATTGCATTTGGAGAATTGGTTGGTATTATAGCTAACCGCTGGGTAGATGTCACTGGAGGTCCGGCAGGCGTCAGAACTTCGCAACCATCCTTATTCGGTTTTGAACTTGGTCCAATTGAGTATATGTGGTTTATTGGTCTGTTGGCTGTAATTATTACAGCAGGCGCAACAAATATCTTTAGAGGTCGTTATGGTCGGACCATGACTGCTTTTGGAAATAGTGAGGTTGCTTCAGAGGTGCTAGGGATAAATGTTCGAGGTTGGAAAATTTTGGCCTTTTCAATTTCCGCTTTTTTAGCAGGTTTAGGTGGAGGGCTCTTCGCTTTTCAAAATCAGTTTATAAGTAGTACCACTTTTGAATTGAATTTATCAATTCTGTTCCTTATCGCGGTTATTATCGGAGGATCAGGAACAAAGATAGGACCTATTATAGGGACAGCGATTATCGTTGGGTTACCGCAATTCCTACACAACTTTGTAGATTATCATTTAATGATTTTTGGTGGAATATTATTAGTCGCACTAATCCTTTTACCAGATGGTATCGTGGGTGCCTTCACCAATCTTTCGTTCTTTAAAAAGCTTTCTAGTAAGAAAGTTACTACTGAGTTAGGAATCTTACATGATGATCGGGAGGCAACAATCGATTTACCTGACGGGATTAATGGAAAGCTTCTGGAGCTTGAAAATATTTCAATGCATTTTGGTGGAATAAAAGCGATCGACGATGTTGAAATCGAGGTTTGGGGTGGAATTGTTCACGGAATTATTGGCCCGAATGGTTCAGGTAAAAGTACGACAGTTAACGTCCTAAGCGGAGTCTATATGCCGACTGGCGGGAACCTGCTTTGGAAAGGGAAGAACATTACAAAATATGCTCCTCATGGAATAGCGCAAGAAGGGATTACGAGAACGTTCCAAAACCTGCAGTTGTTTGAAGACATGAGCGTTTTACAGAACGTTATGGTTGGTTTTCATCTTCATTTCAAAACAGGATTCCTGAAAAACGTATTATATCTAGGCCAAGTTTCTGATGAAGAGCGCTATTATGCACAAAAAGCCTATGATCTTTTACGAATTGTTGGCTTAGAAGAAAAAGCCCATGAAAAAGCATCTGACTTGCCGTATGGGGAACAGCGATTAGTTGAAATAGCTAGGGGGTTAGCTTTAAAACCTTCGTTACTTATTTTAGATGAACCGGCAGCAGGGGCCAGTCCAAAAGAAATTGAAAAAATCATGGATGTCATCCAACGTCTGAAGAATGCAGGGTTGTCTATTATATTGGTTGAGCATCATATGGATATCGTTATGAATATTTGTGATTATATTACAGTATTAGATTTTGGTAAGAAAATTTGTGAGGGAACTCCTGAAACTATTCAAAACGATCCAAGAGTAATTGAGGCCTATCTTGGTGGGGAAGAGGTGAACCAGCTTGTTGCAGGTACAAAATCTATCAGTTAG
- a CDS encoding branched-chain amino acid ABC transporter permease, which translates to MDLTDVLKAIINGLVYGSVYAIIAQGYYITFITTKTMNFGQGDFVMLGSLIGLSTFTAITAAGMGVWIAFIASLLLVIIVVGISGWALEQVAIRPLRSWHSIGWILSTVAVAMVVRNVAMLIWGRDVLMAPSPFGRAILDLGILKIRYHEIFVLVGAAVIMLLLYVFLKKSLFGKALEAVAFNKDAASLMGINPRLMASIAFIIAGTLAGVGGVLVGPMVHPGAFIGLFLGLKAFAVAIIGGIENPRGIFIGGLLLGVSENLFALYSTSMKEAAAFFLILVILAVLPQGLFGKRVKEKF; encoded by the coding sequence TTGGATTTAACAGATGTATTAAAAGCCATTATTAATGGGTTAGTGTATGGAAGTGTTTATGCGATCATCGCCCAAGGCTACTATATTACTTTTATTACAACTAAAACGATGAACTTTGGTCAAGGTGACTTTGTCATGCTTGGTTCACTTATTGGATTATCTACCTTTACGGCAATAACAGCAGCAGGCATGGGTGTTTGGATTGCCTTTATAGCATCCTTGCTATTGGTAATCATCGTAGTGGGTATTTCCGGTTGGGCATTGGAACAAGTCGCTATTCGACCGTTACGAAGTTGGCATTCCATTGGTTGGATATTAAGTACTGTGGCCGTTGCCATGGTCGTGAGAAACGTAGCTATGCTTATATGGGGAAGAGATGTTTTGATGGCCCCATCTCCATTTGGACGCGCTATTTTAGATTTAGGTATATTGAAAATCCGTTATCATGAAATATTTGTACTAGTTGGCGCCGCAGTTATCATGTTACTGTTATACGTTTTCTTAAAGAAATCGTTATTCGGAAAGGCGCTTGAAGCGGTTGCCTTTAATAAGGATGCTGCTTCACTAATGGGCATTAATCCACGGTTAATGGCTTCCATTGCTTTTATAATTGCAGGTACCTTAGCAGGAGTAGGTGGCGTTTTAGTCGGGCCTATGGTACATCCAGGTGCATTTATTGGTCTTTTCCTTGGATTAAAAGCATTTGCGGTTGCAATTATTGGCGGTATCGAAAATCCACGGGGCATTTTTATCGGAGGACTTTTACTAGGTGTATCAGAAAATCTCTTTGCTCTATATAGTACATCCATGAAAGAAGCTGCTGCGTTCTTTTTAATTCTTGTCATTTTAGCAGTCCTTCCTCAAGGGTTATTTGGAAAACGAGTAAAGGAGAAGTTTTAA
- a CDS encoding ABC transporter ATP-binding protein produces the protein MLQVQNLSVSYGRASALHNVTMEVNEGEIVAVIGPNGAGKTTLLKAITGLLKAKEGTIRYKDNVITGTPAHKILGVGISHVPQGRQVFGDQSVEDNLILGAFSIKKEKQKIQELIEREYERFPRLKERRWQHAGTLSGGEQQMLAVSRALMSDPDFVILDEPSMGLSPIFVKQIFDTLLELKKSGKTVMVVEQLAMAALAISDRAYVLQVGEVKLHGQSRDLLRDDGLVKTYLGAASPN, from the coding sequence TTGTTGCAGGTACAAAATCTATCAGTTAGTTATGGTCGGGCATCCGCTTTACACAATGTGACAATGGAAGTGAATGAGGGTGAAATTGTTGCTGTTATTGGTCCTAATGGGGCCGGAAAAACTACGCTATTGAAAGCGATAACGGGGTTGCTGAAGGCGAAGGAGGGTACGATTCGCTATAAAGATAACGTGATTACAGGTACACCTGCTCATAAAATTTTAGGGGTTGGGATATCCCATGTCCCTCAAGGCCGTCAAGTATTTGGTGATCAGTCTGTAGAGGATAATCTAATTCTAGGTGCGTTTTCGATTAAAAAAGAAAAACAAAAAATTCAAGAGCTTATAGAAAGAGAATATGAAAGATTTCCGAGACTAAAGGAGAGAAGATGGCAGCATGCGGGTACATTAAGCGGTGGAGAGCAACAAATGCTAGCAGTATCCAGAGCGCTTATGTCTGATCCTGATTTTGTTATTCTTGATGAGCCATCCATGGGTTTATCACCTATATTTGTAAAACAGATATTCGACACGCTACTAGAGTTGAAGAAATCTGGCAAGACGGTAATGGTCGTCGAGCAATTAGCAATGGCTGCTTTAGCTATATCTGACCGGGCTTATGTTTTACAAGTAGGTGAGGTGAAGTTACACGGACAATCACGAGATTTATTAAGGGATGACGGTCTGGTAAAAACGTATTTAGGTGCAGCTTCACCGAATTAA
- a CDS encoding sigma-54 interaction domain-containing protein gives MTSVTDRLTESVLLEILENAFQWFVVVDREANILYINEEYCKFLETTREKAIGMPVEEVIENSRMHEVVQTGEVHIASPHFIKGTYMLANRVPLEVDGEIVGAFGSVMFRDLNDWHNLSSHVRTTMEKIKVGHATENAIFQLQDILGSSDSIRSVKETIQMIAPSDLPVLIQGESGTGKEMFAQSIHYLSNRSDKPFVKVNCAAIPVDFLELELFGSVGSTEHSHRKGRFHQAEGGTLFLDDLGDMPLPLQVELLRVLQEGTIEPIGSQKAIKVNVRIIAAVNQPLKTLMESGKFREDLYYRIHAITLQIPPLRQRMDDFEEITSHFFHGTIAKVGKRNLSIAAETMQYLKEYSWPGNVRELYNVIQAAVYLTNGDVVLPSALPQEVRLKSLYYTSNTQTLQQAVEQLEMNIISETLQAFPSRREAAKVLGLSKSTFYEKLKKYNF, from the coding sequence ATGACATCAGTAACGGATAGATTAACGGAATCGGTCTTACTAGAGATATTGGAGAATGCATTTCAGTGGTTTGTTGTCGTTGATAGAGAAGCGAACATTTTATATATCAATGAAGAATACTGTAAGTTCCTAGAAACGACTCGTGAAAAAGCAATCGGAATGCCAGTAGAAGAAGTCATTGAAAACTCCCGGATGCATGAAGTTGTACAGACAGGTGAGGTGCATATCGCATCGCCGCATTTTATAAAAGGAACCTATATGTTAGCGAACCGTGTCCCATTGGAGGTTGACGGAGAAATTGTAGGGGCTTTCGGAAGTGTAATGTTTAGAGATTTGAACGATTGGCATAACTTGAGCTCTCATGTGAGAACAACAATGGAAAAAATTAAGGTAGGTCATGCAACAGAAAATGCGATCTTCCAACTTCAGGATATCCTTGGATCTTCTGATTCGATCAGATCGGTTAAAGAAACGATTCAGATGATTGCTCCAAGTGATTTACCTGTATTGATTCAAGGAGAAAGTGGAACAGGTAAGGAAATGTTTGCGCAGAGTATTCATTACCTCTCGAATCGCTCTGACAAGCCTTTTGTGAAGGTGAATTGTGCGGCAATACCCGTAGATTTTCTGGAACTTGAGCTTTTTGGAAGTGTTGGATCTACCGAACATAGCCATAGAAAAGGGAGATTCCATCAAGCTGAAGGCGGTACTTTGTTCTTGGATGATTTAGGAGACATGCCACTACCGCTGCAAGTTGAATTATTGCGGGTGCTCCAAGAAGGAACGATTGAGCCGATCGGGTCACAAAAAGCAATTAAAGTAAATGTCCGAATCATCGCTGCTGTAAATCAACCATTGAAAACCTTAATGGAATCCGGGAAATTCCGCGAGGATCTCTATTATCGGATTCATGCAATTACGTTGCAAATTCCACCGCTTCGTCAGCGAATGGATGACTTCGAGGAAATCACAAGTCACTTTTTTCACGGAACAATTGCCAAAGTGGGAAAGCGTAATCTATCGATAGCAGCAGAGACAATGCAATATTTAAAAGAATATAGTTGGCCAGGGAATGTGAGAGAATTGTATAACGTAATTCAAGCAGCAGTCTATTTAACAAATGGAGATGTGGTACTGCCTAGTGCCCTGCCTCAAGAAGTCCGGCTCAAGTCCCTATACTATACGAGCAATACACAAACTCTGCAGCAAGCTGTTGAACAATTGGAGATGAATATCATATCTGAAACCCTTCAGGCATTTCCTAGTAGGAGAGAAGCTGCAAAGGTATTAGGCTTAAGTAAAAGTACGTTTTATGAAAAGTTGAAAAAATATAACTTTTGA